TCTATGCTCAGCGTTCTGACGGAAGCTGGATACACCACACGAACGGGCAGAACAAATCGGTTGATGTGCCAGTCGTTAAGGCCTTATCGGTTTCGATATCCGAAGCCAAGCCTTATGTAGGGGATACCCTTGAAGTCAGTATCCAGGAGACTTACACGAACGGGGCCAAGATCAAAGTGCCGGTTAAAGATGCCCTGATCGATATAGAGAAGCCTTATCTGATGAACGTACAGAAGAACGGAATACTGAAGTCTGCGGGCGTTGGCAAGACACAGATTACGGTAACCTCGGGCGGTTTGTCCAAATCGATTACGGTATCGTCCAGCCTGCGCAACAATTTGAAATATGCGAAACAAGTAAACGGGAATATCATGGTGCCGGCCAAATCCGTCATCCAGGCACTGGGCGGCACCTATTCGGCCAAAAAAGGATCCGTGGAGGCCAAGTTTGGAGAGACCGTGCTCTTGCTCACGGCAGGCAGCAACCAGGCCAAGCTGAATGGCAGCCCGCTGCGCTTAAAGGCAGCTCCGATGACCGACAAAGGCGAATTGCTAATTCCAGCTTCCGTGTTATCCGATGTTCTGGGCGCGAAAATCGGCTGGGAAGCCAAGTGGAAACAAGCGAATATCTCCTTCGGGAGCGATGCAGTCATGACCGTTGTTTCCAATGAGACGGCTGGCTTGATCAAAAAAGCGATGCAGGGCAGCTTGGTTAAATTTATTGGTCGAACGTATTGGGTGAATGATTTCGAAGACTTGGAACGCTTCTCGAAATTGACGGTAACCGACATTTTGCCGGATGACAAAGGCGAATTCAATGTGATTTTCCAAACGGCTTCTGGAAAAACAGTGAAAAGCTATCCTATGCGGTCTTCGGAAGTAATGCAGCTGTTTGCGGACCGATCTTCCCTATTAAATTACGACCCTTACCAAAAATACAAATGGTCCGCATCGGTCTGGAAACAGATTAAAGCAGGCCAGGTTTCCCTCGGGATGACCAAAGAACAGGTGCAGCTGTCATGGGGAAATCCGGCGGCCAAGGACATTACCACTGGCGGCGGGAAAACCATTGAAACCTGGGGGTACTCGAATTTTGATATCGTATCTTTCGTTAACGGTAAGGTTATATTGATTATGATGTAGCATGAGTAGCACACCGGGGACAGAGGATGGACCCGGGTCCATATTCGTTCTCCCAAAAACAGACCACTCTTCTCGAGCGGTCTGTTTTTTTGGAGATTATTCTCATATGAGGTTAAACGTTAAACGATATTCATGACAAATCATTCACGCCGATACTCCCTTCATCATGAACAAGACCGCCCTAAGAAGAGGCCATGCCTCTTTTGGACGGTCTGTCGTTGTGACTGCTCAAGGTGCTCGGTATTTACTTATTGATTCAATTGGTTTGTTCGCTCAAAAGACGGATTAGATAAATGCGCGAGTAATGATCACCAACAAGATGAATAATACCAAAATAGCACCTACAGAAGAGCCATATCCATAGCCGCCGTAACCTTCTCCTACTCCGCTCACATGAATCCCTCCTTTTTTGAACATACCACATGTTATGTCGGTTCCGCTCAAATGAACTGGGCTGCCGCCTGTTCGGGATAAGATTAATGAATTGGCCCATGCATTCGAAAATCCCGGATACGACTATAGAGCATCACCCTTGATTCCCATATGAAAGAGGCATGGTGTAACGGTCGTTTACCACACCTCATGCGATCACTTATTGTCTATACCTGCGAAAGCTGTTCTTTTTCATCCCGCTCGGTGTCAGGATCTGAATATACAATTCTCCTGCGGCGATCGACCAAACCTTCTTCGCCCAACTCACGGTATTTGCGCATCCACACTTTCAGCCGTCCGATATCAGATATTTGTAAGGCCGATGCCACTTCTTTCTTAGTCATGCCCTCCAGCCGCATGGCGACTGCCTTTTTCTTCGTTTCAAAACTGTAATGATGGAATATTTGTCCCTTTTTCGCCATGATTATCACCTCTTTACTACCTTTATCGGCTATCATCGACCTTCTTTCAATACCTATGGCCTATTCCGACATGCGCATGTATTCAAGGTCTATGGAACCGATCGTATTTCCACCTAAATAAATCCATGTTATGGTATAATTTGTGTTACAACTTCACATAGAAATTGAGGGATCCCTTTTG
This Paenibacillus sp. JZ16 DNA region includes the following protein-coding sequences:
- a CDS encoding YjcZ family sporulation protein translates to MSGVGEGYGGYGYGSSVGAILVLFILLVIITRAFI
- a CDS encoding helix-turn-helix domain-containing protein, with product MAKKGQIFHHYSFETKKKAVAMRLEGMTKKEVASALQISDIGRLKVWMRKYRELGEEGLVDRRRRIVYSDPDTERDEKEQLSQV
- a CDS encoding stalk domain-containing protein, which gives rise to MRRTLYVLVLFTMLAGLGFAGTTHGIASAEESRLQISDIAGRNTYLMSDGSMWSLIDGRHAIRTPGKVAAISGYEYGGIGMTQDGRLVEWDIGKGPEVVPGTSGVKQIAGSYWLKSDGTVWGGSEKAKNLSGILLIANADQEFAALSSNGELLLEDNYKKGQFKKLGIVENPVGVKSMTVHSGRVALLRDNGDVVVYETSNFDDNGRIIPVTVAQNAAHIVYASNEPTDLLIVTLQDGTVWTTGVYKDRWKLKEQVSGLSGIVRTSIYGNAEDLSEGFYAQRSDGSWIHHTNGQNKSVDVPVVKALSVSISEAKPYVGDTLEVSIQETYTNGAKIKVPVKDALIDIEKPYLMNVQKNGILKSAGVGKTQITVTSGGLSKSITVSSSLRNNLKYAKQVNGNIMVPAKSVIQALGGTYSAKKGSVEAKFGETVLLLTAGSNQAKLNGSPLRLKAAPMTDKGELLIPASVLSDVLGAKIGWEAKWKQANISFGSDAVMTVVSNETAGLIKKAMQGSLVKFIGRTYWVNDFEDLERFSKLTVTDILPDDKGEFNVIFQTASGKTVKSYPMRSSEVMQLFADRSSLLNYDPYQKYKWSASVWKQIKAGQVSLGMTKEQVQLSWGNPAAKDITTGGGKTIETWGYSNFDIVSFVNGKVILIMM